The Pantoea sp. At-9b genome includes a window with the following:
- the pyrF gene encoding orotidine-5'-phosphate decarboxylase, with product MPVTTSPILVALDYHNLDSALQFVDRIDPSQCRLKVGKEMFTLFGPTLVKTLQDRGFEIFLDLKFHDIPNTTAHAVAAAADLGVWMVNVHASGGARMMNAAREALVAYGKDAPLLIAVTVLTSMDEEDLKGLGITLSPAAQAERLARLTRDCGLDGVVCSAQEAAHFKQVIGKDFALVTPGIRPAGSDAGDQRRIMTPQQAQQAGVDYMVIGRPITQSADPAATLQQILHSLQEG from the coding sequence ATGCCTGTTACCACTTCACCCATTCTGGTGGCACTCGACTATCATAATCTCGACAGCGCCCTGCAATTTGTCGATCGGATCGACCCGAGCCAATGCCGCCTGAAAGTGGGCAAAGAGATGTTCACGCTGTTCGGCCCCACGCTGGTGAAAACGTTGCAGGATCGTGGCTTCGAAATTTTCCTCGACCTTAAATTCCACGATATCCCGAACACCACGGCACATGCGGTGGCCGCAGCGGCAGACCTCGGGGTGTGGATGGTGAACGTCCATGCCAGTGGCGGGGCGCGCATGATGAACGCCGCACGTGAAGCGCTGGTGGCATATGGGAAAGATGCCCCGTTGCTGATTGCGGTCACGGTACTCACCAGCATGGATGAAGAAGATCTGAAAGGCCTGGGCATTACGCTGTCACCGGCGGCACAGGCGGAACGTCTGGCGCGCCTGACGCGTGACTGTGGTCTGGATGGCGTGGTGTGTTCCGCTCAGGAAGCCGCACATTTTAAACAGGTCATCGGTAAAGATTTTGCGCTGGTCACGCCGGGAATTCGTCCGGCAGGCAGTGACGCGGGTGATCAGCGTCGTATCATGACGCCACAACAGGCGCAGCAGGCTGGGGTGGATTATATGGTAATCGGGCGTCCGATCACCCAATCTGCC